Proteins encoded by one window of Agelaius phoeniceus isolate bAgePho1 chromosome 3, bAgePho1.hap1, whole genome shotgun sequence:
- the KIAA0408 gene encoding uncharacterized protein KIAA0408 homolog isoform X2 yields the protein MDLREQLENTERNWNKEKMELLERFDNERKEWECQWKVMQKKIEELYQEVKLRRESNMTIHDSKAIQSKMLQLSMHCPTLQESDTAELNHQHNVANDRMEKGSLLGVTGHEWKEPRNKSRNNILLMDNLAFENHEEPEDSLTIKTSEQNTRNYIGDLNVALKELARVSEELCSYQEEIRKKSNHRRMKSLPFLGEFKETQNTVILPEMNHVSSNDSQTSVAFETEQHNNRKNLMSSTKALKDISYGSLTGDIGTDFRPWQKKEAPPVPPRSTSRHLTNSLSAVIQLSEAPIRDPGIKSNCKAQDCWNGGKLRNPSPANKNKSAVACANEGQAVKVPVMVTASIPVTKNECNVPTNFCHNTWAYDMGKLGKDNKNEPSPLSAQKSCSDGNMAQSNKMHQKQNTKSHSSPFYSNDFYAPATSHNDLLEDTRYPLGKTQRNETLAAKIDEFNRTVFHTDKRNNALQENQVPPTASEDHKPCGPPCDSAASRAETVNTPCVSNPKLSAAKEQETNNPSKVVRTAGQQKHMNGLPNTSGYRHMLLEHDWRPSNLSGRPRSADSRSNYGVVEKLLKTYEKSTVTSPCNAKCCKDKRTQANSEFTNGGCETLSQYLEMLQIEQEKQDFPRNSARHIGQQLKQGKERQKLPEICVPVKCSSEKGFSRPARPANRRLPSRWASRSPSAPPAVRRTVYNSVSFRSETSVV from the exons CTTTACCAGGAAGTAAAACTTAGAAGGGAAAGCAATATGACCATCCATGATAGCAAGGCCATTCAGAGCAAGATGCTGCAACTGTCCATGCATTGTCCTACTTTGCAAGAGAgtgacacagcagagctgaacCATCAACACAATGTGGCAAACGACAGAATGGAGAAAGGGAGTCTGCTTGGTGTAACAGGACACGAATGGAAGGAGCCCAGAAACAAGAGCAGAAACAATATTCTGTTAATGGACAATCTGGCCTTTGAGAACCACGAAGAACCTGAAGACAGCCTCACCATTAAAACTTCTGAGCAAAATACCAGGAATTATATTGGTGATCTCAATGTA gCTCTTAAAGAACTTGCCAGAGTCAGTGAAGAATTATGCAGCTATCAAGAGGAAATTCGAAAGAAGTCTAATCACAGAAG AATGAAGTCACTTCCTTTCCTGGGGGAATTTAAGGAAACCCAAAACACAGTTATCCTGCCTGAGATGAACCATGTGTCCAGCAATGATTCACAGACTTCAGTTGCTTTTGAAACAGAGCAACATAATAATAGGAAGAATCTGATGAGCTCCACCAAGGCTTTGAAGGACATTTCTTATGGTAGTCTTACTGGTGACATAGGAACAGATTTCAGACCTTGGCAAAAGAAAGAAGCTCCACCAGTTCCTCCACGGAGCACTTCTCGGCACCTAACAAACTCACTTTCTGCAGTCATACAGCTTTCAGAAGCACCCATAAGAGATCCAGGCATCAAAAGCAACTGCAAGGCTCAGGATTGTTGGAATGGGGGGAAACTGAGGAATCCTTCACctgcaaacaaaaataaatctgcGGTAGCCTGTGCAAATGAAGGGCAGGCTGTGAAAGTTCCTGTGATGGTAACTGCTTCAATACCTGTAACCAAAAATGAGTGCAATGTTCCAACAAATTTCTGCCACAACACATGGGCATATGATATGGGCAAGCTTggaaaagacaataaaaatgaGCCTTCCCCACTGTCAGCCCAAAAGAGTTGTTCAGATGGAAATATGGCCCAAAGCAACAAGATGCAtcagaaacaaaacaccaagTCTCACAGCAGCCCTTTTTACAGCAATGACTTTTATGCCCCTGCTACCTCGCACAATGATCTTTTGGAAGACACCAGGTATCCTTTGGGAAAGACCCAAAGAAATGAAACGCTAGCAGCAAAGATTGATGAGTTTAATCGGACTGTATTTCACACAGATAAACGTAACAATGCTCTGCAGGAAAATCAGGTGCCTCCAACAGCCTCAGAAGATCACAAACCGTGTGGTCCGCCATGTGACTCTGCTGCTAGCAGGGCAGAAACTGTAAATACGCCTTGTGTTTCAAATCCCAAGCTCTCTGCAGCAAAGGAGCAAGAAACTAACAACCCCAGCAAAGTTGtcaggacagcagggcagcaaaaacACATGAATGGACTTCCAAATACCAGTGGTTATAGGCACATGCTTCTCGAGCATGACTGGAGACCAAGTAACTTATCTGGCCGCCCGCGCTCAGCTGACTCAAGGTCCAACTATGGTGTTGTTGAAAAGCTTTTGAAAACCTATGAAAAATCAACTGTGACTTCTCCGTGTAATGCAAAATGCTGCAAAGATAAGAGGACACAGGCAAATTCTGAATTCACCAATGGGGGTTGCGAGACACTGAGTCAGTATTTAGAAATGCTCCAGATTGAGCAAGAAAAACAAGACTTTCCGAGGAATTCAGCCAGGCATATTGGGCAGCAACTCAAGCAAGGAAAAGAGAGACAGAAGTTACCAGAG ATATGTGTGCCAGTGAAATGTTCCAGTGAGAAGGGCTTCTCCCGTCCCGCTCGGCCAGCAAATCGACGCCTACCTTCCAGATGGGCATCCAGATCCCCATCAGCACCGCCTGCTGTGAGAAGAACAGTGTACAACTCTGTCTCCTTTCGGTCAGAGACCTCAGTAGTCTGA
- the KIAA0408 gene encoding uncharacterized protein KIAA0408 homolog isoform X1 codes for MKGNIQGRKKKRRAVFAVAQTLAMDLREQLENTERNWNKEKMELLERFDNERKEWECQWKVMQKKIEELYQEVKLRRESNMTIHDSKAIQSKMLQLSMHCPTLQESDTAELNHQHNVANDRMEKGSLLGVTGHEWKEPRNKSRNNILLMDNLAFENHEEPEDSLTIKTSEQNTRNYIGDLNVALKELARVSEELCSYQEEIRKKSNHRRMKSLPFLGEFKETQNTVILPEMNHVSSNDSQTSVAFETEQHNNRKNLMSSTKALKDISYGSLTGDIGTDFRPWQKKEAPPVPPRSTSRHLTNSLSAVIQLSEAPIRDPGIKSNCKAQDCWNGGKLRNPSPANKNKSAVACANEGQAVKVPVMVTASIPVTKNECNVPTNFCHNTWAYDMGKLGKDNKNEPSPLSAQKSCSDGNMAQSNKMHQKQNTKSHSSPFYSNDFYAPATSHNDLLEDTRYPLGKTQRNETLAAKIDEFNRTVFHTDKRNNALQENQVPPTASEDHKPCGPPCDSAASRAETVNTPCVSNPKLSAAKEQETNNPSKVVRTAGQQKHMNGLPNTSGYRHMLLEHDWRPSNLSGRPRSADSRSNYGVVEKLLKTYEKSTVTSPCNAKCCKDKRTQANSEFTNGGCETLSQYLEMLQIEQEKQDFPRNSARHIGQQLKQGKERQKLPEICVPVKCSSEKGFSRPARPANRRLPSRWASRSPSAPPAVRRTVYNSVSFRSETSVV; via the exons CTTTACCAGGAAGTAAAACTTAGAAGGGAAAGCAATATGACCATCCATGATAGCAAGGCCATTCAGAGCAAGATGCTGCAACTGTCCATGCATTGTCCTACTTTGCAAGAGAgtgacacagcagagctgaacCATCAACACAATGTGGCAAACGACAGAATGGAGAAAGGGAGTCTGCTTGGTGTAACAGGACACGAATGGAAGGAGCCCAGAAACAAGAGCAGAAACAATATTCTGTTAATGGACAATCTGGCCTTTGAGAACCACGAAGAACCTGAAGACAGCCTCACCATTAAAACTTCTGAGCAAAATACCAGGAATTATATTGGTGATCTCAATGTA gCTCTTAAAGAACTTGCCAGAGTCAGTGAAGAATTATGCAGCTATCAAGAGGAAATTCGAAAGAAGTCTAATCACAGAAG AATGAAGTCACTTCCTTTCCTGGGGGAATTTAAGGAAACCCAAAACACAGTTATCCTGCCTGAGATGAACCATGTGTCCAGCAATGATTCACAGACTTCAGTTGCTTTTGAAACAGAGCAACATAATAATAGGAAGAATCTGATGAGCTCCACCAAGGCTTTGAAGGACATTTCTTATGGTAGTCTTACTGGTGACATAGGAACAGATTTCAGACCTTGGCAAAAGAAAGAAGCTCCACCAGTTCCTCCACGGAGCACTTCTCGGCACCTAACAAACTCACTTTCTGCAGTCATACAGCTTTCAGAAGCACCCATAAGAGATCCAGGCATCAAAAGCAACTGCAAGGCTCAGGATTGTTGGAATGGGGGGAAACTGAGGAATCCTTCACctgcaaacaaaaataaatctgcGGTAGCCTGTGCAAATGAAGGGCAGGCTGTGAAAGTTCCTGTGATGGTAACTGCTTCAATACCTGTAACCAAAAATGAGTGCAATGTTCCAACAAATTTCTGCCACAACACATGGGCATATGATATGGGCAAGCTTggaaaagacaataaaaatgaGCCTTCCCCACTGTCAGCCCAAAAGAGTTGTTCAGATGGAAATATGGCCCAAAGCAACAAGATGCAtcagaaacaaaacaccaagTCTCACAGCAGCCCTTTTTACAGCAATGACTTTTATGCCCCTGCTACCTCGCACAATGATCTTTTGGAAGACACCAGGTATCCTTTGGGAAAGACCCAAAGAAATGAAACGCTAGCAGCAAAGATTGATGAGTTTAATCGGACTGTATTTCACACAGATAAACGTAACAATGCTCTGCAGGAAAATCAGGTGCCTCCAACAGCCTCAGAAGATCACAAACCGTGTGGTCCGCCATGTGACTCTGCTGCTAGCAGGGCAGAAACTGTAAATACGCCTTGTGTTTCAAATCCCAAGCTCTCTGCAGCAAAGGAGCAAGAAACTAACAACCCCAGCAAAGTTGtcaggacagcagggcagcaaaaacACATGAATGGACTTCCAAATACCAGTGGTTATAGGCACATGCTTCTCGAGCATGACTGGAGACCAAGTAACTTATCTGGCCGCCCGCGCTCAGCTGACTCAAGGTCCAACTATGGTGTTGTTGAAAAGCTTTTGAAAACCTATGAAAAATCAACTGTGACTTCTCCGTGTAATGCAAAATGCTGCAAAGATAAGAGGACACAGGCAAATTCTGAATTCACCAATGGGGGTTGCGAGACACTGAGTCAGTATTTAGAAATGCTCCAGATTGAGCAAGAAAAACAAGACTTTCCGAGGAATTCAGCCAGGCATATTGGGCAGCAACTCAAGCAAGGAAAAGAGAGACAGAAGTTACCAGAG ATATGTGTGCCAGTGAAATGTTCCAGTGAGAAGGGCTTCTCCCGTCCCGCTCGGCCAGCAAATCGACGCCTACCTTCCAGATGGGCATCCAGATCCCCATCAGCACCGCCTGCTGTGAGAAGAACAGTGTACAACTCTGTCTCCTTTCGGTCAGAGACCTCAGTAGTCTGA